GATTCAGCGAACCTCGACAGGTCgctctttaggttaatgacgtcatcctccaGTAGGAAAATCgcttgcatatccacttctataactatattgcttgctgtaatgaaaacgtcttctgttctttcaataATAGTGCCATgtgaaaaatctatattttttgttttagtgctcttcccacacgacaaagatgaaTGAACGAACAGTACTACtcctaacaatataagcttcattttggaaacctgcaatgagtaactTAATTTCgtgagtacaaaaaaaaaagtcaagtgtTTCAATCTTTCCAATCAGGCATCATGTTGCAGACTATAAAGGGCTGATTTAGATTCCAAGGACAGAACCTGCATTCGACAGAACCTGCATTCGTAgcggggtagtgctgtcagtccACCTCTCGGGTTGGGATTTTGCCATCCttaatcctctcctaacaatgatttcatagtgcaactgcagaAGGTtgacttactctcaatttcctttccagcgctgaatgacctcataagttccagtgcttggcctttggcctaaactctatattccattccgacagtctctctctctctctctctctcttctctctctcctctctctctctctctctctctttcctctttccattaTGAACTTCTCTGTTATCTttatcattacattatatataaatatatatatatatatatatatatatatatatatatatatatatatatatatgtgtgtgtgtgtatacatatatatatatatatatatatatatatatatatatatatatatgtatgtatgtatgtatgcatgcatgtatgtatgtatataaaagtggcaattgagagagagagagagagagagagaggagagagagagagagagagattcacaagaTAAGTCGTCTTTGATTTATGCCTTGATGTCTTATCGGACTAGATCTCTCTCGAGATTATTACCTCGTCGAGGGCCTCCCAGGCTAAGACTACCTCGTCGAGACCATCCATTGGAAAATGATTACCTCGTAGAAGCATTTCCGAATGATTAATACCTCAAGGAAATCTAATTTCAGAAATAACTTCGGGGAAGCCCATCGGTAAGTGGtacctctctctgctctcctggTAATGACTACCTCGCAGAGGCCATTCCGAATGAGGTACTAACCTTAAATGAGCTTATATGCCTACAAAGGATACTAAGCTTATCTAAGCTTATTGGCTACAATAGCCACTAAGCTTAAATGAGCTTATGGGTATACAATGACTACTAAGCTTATCTAAGCTTATGGACATTGTAAGCCTATAAGCTTAGATAAGCTTATGGGCATACATTGGCTACTAAGCTTATCTAAGGTTATGGACATGCAATGGCTACTAACCTCACCTAAGCCTATGGGCATACAATGGCTACTAAGCTTATCTAAGCTTATGGTAATACAATGGCTACTAAGCTTATCTAAGTTTATGGGCATACAAAGGCTACTAAGCTTATCTAAGTTTATGGACATATAAAGGCTACTAAGCTTATGGGTCTACAATATAATGCTTATTGTAGGCCCTTAAGCTTTCTTGTTAAGCTTTTTTAGTAGCCCTTGTAGGCATTACGGCTAAAATTAATGCCTATTGGCCTAATATTAGTAGCCTTTGTAGGCATATAAGCTAATTTAAGATTAGTGGGGCCTATCATAGCGTATAAGCTTAGATAAGCTTAGAAGTCTTTTTAGGCATATAAGCTCATTTAAGATTAGTAGCTTTGTATGCCAATAAGCTTTAGAGCCTTTGTATGCCATGAGCTTAGATGAGCTAGTAGCCATTGCAGGCCTATAAGTTCCATTTAAGCTTAGTGGTTAAGCTTAGTGGCCTACAATGGGCCACTAAGCTTAAATTAGCCTATATATCTACAAATGCTGCAAAGCTTATGAGCATACTATAGGTCACTTagcttaacaaagcttatggGCCTACAATAGGCCACTAAATTTAAGTGAGCTCATGGGCCTACAATGGGCCACTAAGCTCATCTAagatcattttctgttatttgtaCGTCACCCTCTCTAGGCCCCCGCCCGCCCCGCCACCCACCCTCTCTATGTAATATTTGTGTATTATAGGGGACGGAATTCTTCCCACAGAATGAacaaaaggaagacatctgcaagaatagatctagatatcagaCTAATTGCCAGCTTTGAcggagatcttctattagaagtctgcatcaagggacatagcatacttgactttctgcagagccggtcttctagattattcccacagaataaccagaaggaagacatctgcaagaatagatagTATCCGACTAtttcccgctttgacagagatcttctattagaagtctacaCCAAGGGActagcatacttaactttctgcagagccggtcttctagattattcccacagaataaccagaaggaagacatctgccagaatagatctagatatccgactatttgcccgcactttgacagagatcttctattagaagtacaccaagggacatagcatacttaactttctgcagagccggtcttctagattattcccacagaataaccagaagaagacatctgccagaatagatctagatatccgactatttgcccgctttgacagagatcttctattgaGTCTAACACAGAATGCATAACTACTCGCAGAGCGTcctaagggacatagcatacttgactttctgcagagccggtcttttagattattccaacagaatcatcttATGGTATCCTTCTGGCATCCCTCTGGTAtccttctggtatccctctggtatccTTCTGGTATCCTTCTGGTGGCCCTGTggccctccaaacagctgttggctctcaaactgagagctggtcctccttcctccaaacagctgttggcttcTAGATATCCTCCTTTCCtcaaacagctgttggctttcaaactgagagctggtcctccttcctccaaacagctgttggctctcaaactgagagctggtcctccttcctccaaacagctgttggctctcaaactgagagctgatcctcctgcctccaaacagctgttggctctcaaactgagagctgatcctccttcctccaaacagctgttggctctcaaactgagagctgatcctcctgcctccaaacagctgttggctcttaaACTGAGAGCTGATCCTCctgcctccaaacagctgttgactCTCATCCTGAGAGTTATTCCTCCTGCTTCCATCAGGGAGATGAGAGAATCGTCAAGGATGCCTGTTGAAAAGCCCATGTGAAGGATTTTGAATAATGCTGCATCTTGTTCCAGAGGAATTacgatcttcttggcccagtcgatgaggttgattgcaggatgggtgtgtggtAGGTGGGGGGACCTCACCATTGCTGGTTGCCGCTGGGGGGAGCAGCAAtgaacacccatcctgcagtcaagcccatcgaatgggccaagaagattgcagctcctctggaacacgatgcaacAGCATCCATCACCTTTCATGATCATTCCTTCCATCTTGCATCAGatatagatatccgactatttgcccactttgacagagatcttctattagaagtcttcatcaagggacatagcatacttgactttctgcaaagccagtcttctagattattcccacagaataaccagaaggaagacatctgcaagaatagatctagatatccgactatttgcccgctttgacagagatcttctattagaagtcttcatcaagggacatagcatacttaactttctgcagagccggtcttctagattattcccacagaataaccagaaggaagacatctgcaagaatagatctagatatccgactatttgcccgctttgacagagatcttctattagaagtctgcatcaagggacatagcatacttgactttgaCTTGCAGAGCCATCTGTCTCCTAACCCTTATTCCCACACGAACCTAAgccagaggaagacatctgcaagaatagagcTAGAtatcgactatttgcccgctttgaccgagatcttctattagaagtctacaCCAAGGGACTAGCATATTCTTAACTCTGCAGAGCCGCGTCTCTAGATTATTCTCACCAGAATAACAGAAGAAGGACATCtgcagaatagatctagatatccgactatttgcccgctttgacagagatcttctattagaagtcttcatcaagggacatagcatacttgactttctgcagagccggtcttctagattattcccacagaataaccagaaggaagacatctgcaagaatagagctagatatccgactatttgcccgctttgacagagatcttctattagaagtctacaccaagggacatagcatacttaactttctgcagagccggtcttctagattattcccacagaataaccagaaggaagacatctgcaagaatagatctagatatccgactatttgcccgctttgacagagatcttctattagaagtcttcatcaagggacatagcatacttgactttctgcagagccggtcttctagattattcccacagaatcaaCCAGAAGGAAGATCTGGAAgaagatctagatatccgaatatttgcccgctttgaacagagatcttctattgaaGCTGCATCAAGACATAGCATACCTTAACttttgcagagccggtcttctagatttattcccaaataaccagaaggaagacccatctgcaagaatagatcagatatccgactatttggcGTTACAgaattctattagaagtctgcatcaagggacatagcatacttgactttctgcagagccggtcttctagattattcccacagaataaccagaaggaagacatctgcaagaatagatctagatatccgactatttgcccgctttgacagagatcttctattagaagtctgcatcaagggacatagcatacttgacttttctGCAGGAGCGGTATCTAGACTAGACGGGATTATTTAAACAGAATCATCTTCGGTATCCTTCGGCAATCCCTGGTATCCTTCTGGTATCCTTCTGGTATCCTTGGTATCCTTCTGGTGGCCCTGTggccctccaaacagctgtttggctctcaaactgagagctgatcctcctccttcctccaaacagctgtggCTCTCaaaactgagagctggtcctccttcctccaaacagctgttggctctcaaactgagagctgatcctccttcctccaaacagctgttggctctcaaactgagagctgatcctccttcctccaaacagctgggttggctctcaaactgagagtgatcctcctgcctccaaacaagggctgttggctctcaaactgagagctgatCCTCCTGCTCCACCAAACAGCTGTTGATCTCACTCCTGAGAGTTATTCCTCCTGCTTCCGTCAGGGAGACGAGAGAATCGTCAAGGATGCCTGATGAAGAGCCCATGTGAAGGATTTTGAATGATGCTGcgtcatgttccagaggcattacgatcttcttggcccagtcgatgaggttgattgcaggatgggtgtgtgggaggtggggggacctcaccgttgctggttgctgctggggggagcagcaatgaacacccatcctgcagtcaagcccatcgaatgggccaagaagatcgcagcaCCTCTGGAACACGAAGCAGCAGCATCCATCACCTTCCATGTTCATTCCTTCCATCTTGCATCACTTGACGGTTTCACACTGTCTCCAACTTTGGCAGAAGGTTGTGAGTGACCCTTTTTTGTCATCCTCGGCTGAATTATTTGTCCATGGTTCCGGTGAATGCTACGATTTGATCAAGTCTTTCAACTTGCTTCAGCAACTTTTTCCTTAACTGTTTATTCCTCTCCTTTTCGTTCTCTAAGAGGATTCATTTCCATGGACTTTATCATTTTATCCTTTTGGGTCACCtcacctttaatatctaaattcatgcCTTCCAATTCAGCCAGCCGCGCCTTCATCTGCTCGAGTTCCTTTTTCAGAATTCTGTTATTCTCTCCTTCATTTTCTAAACAGTTTTTCAGAAGAGTTATTTCCTGGTCCCTCTCAACTAACTCTTTCTTCATTTCAGCCTTTTCACTTTCAGCTTCAGCTGCCAAGTTTCTTATCAGCTGAGCTTCTGCTCTCAGAATTCTGTTGGTCTCTTCTCCATTTTCTAAAGAATTCTTCAGTaaatttatttcctgttctttATGAAGTAACTCTTCTTCCAACTTAGCGTTTTTGCCTCCTAGTTCAGCTTCACAATTTCTCATCTGCTGAACTTCTTCAATCAAACTTCTGTTCCTCTTCTTTTCATTCTCTAAAGAATCCTCTAGTGAATTTATTTCCTGGTCGTTACTGGCCAATTCCTGCTCCATCTTGGCATTCTGGCCACCTAGTTCAGCTACCCAAGTTCTCATTTGCTGAACTTCTTTTTTCAAGATTCTTGTCTCTCCTTCTCCATCTTCTAGGGATTtcttcagtgattttatcttcagTTCTTTATTGGCCAATTCTTCGTCCAGCTTAGCGTTTTGACCGCCCAGTTCAGCTACCCAGTTTCTCATCTGCTGAACCTCTTCTTTCAAAATTCGGTTCTCTCCTTCTGCATTTTCTAGGGAATTCTTTAGCAACTTGATTTCCTGTTGGTTACTGACTAATTCCTCCTCCATCTTGGCATTCTTTCCGCCTAGTTCTCAGCTACCCCCCAGTTTCTCATTTGCTGAACTTCTTCTTCAAAATTCGGTTCTCTTCTCTCCATTTTCTAAGGAATTCTTTAGTGACTTGATTTCCTGTTCGTTACTGGCAAGTTCCTCCTACCATCTTGGCATTCTGTCCGCCTAGTCAGCTACCCAGTTACTCATTTGCCGAACTTCctctttcaaaattatattctCTGCTTCTCCATTTTGTAAAGAATCCttcagtgaatttatttctagttCTTTACTGGCCAGTTCCTCCTCCAGCTTAGCGTTTTGACCTCCTAGTTCAGCAACCCAGTTTCTCATCTGCTGAACTTCGTCGTTCAAAACTCTGTTCTTCTCCTTTTCATCCTGATTCTTTTCGATTTCCATCTCGAGATCGTCATTCCTCTTTTGCAGACCGGCTATTTCTTGTGCAGAGGCTTCCTTCAAATTTTCCAGCTGGTGGacctccttctctttcttttccagtgTGTCTCGCATTTGGTCATTTGCCCTGTTGAAGCCTTCGTTCGCCGAAACCAACATTCGATTGGTGGCTTCAGCTTCCTTTAATCGCGAGGCCAGCTCTGTTCCTTCCTTCAGAGCGCTTTCCATCTTCTCCTGGAAAAGATTCCTCTCTTTTTCCAGAATCTGGATGTCTCTGCCTCTagatttctcctcttcttccagtcgactttccatttcctttctttccaGCGCGTTCAGTTCAATCAGACAATCTTTCTCTACAATTTGATTTTGTAGAAACTCGATCTGTTCCTTCGCTCCGTTCAAGAGACGTTCCATTTCCGTTTCCTTGATCTTACTCTTTTCCAGAATGTCTTCCAGCATCATCTTCTCGGCGTCCAGACGTCCTCGCTGGAGTCCCATCAACTGGATGTCATGGGTCAGCTCGTCCAGGCGTTCCTCCTTCTTCAAGTTTCCTTCTTCTTGAGTTTCCAGACGATCTCTCAGTCTGGCCACCTCGGTTCGTTCAATTTTCAGGTCTTCTTCCAGTTCATGAAAGCATTT
This region of Macrobrachium nipponense isolate FS-2020 chromosome 25, ASM1510439v2, whole genome shotgun sequence genomic DNA includes:
- the LOC135199002 gene encoding coiled-coil domain-containing protein 18-like — translated: MEEELVSNQQEIKLLKNSLENAEGENRILKEEVQQMRNWVAELGGQNAKLDEELANKELKIKSLKKSLEDGEGETRILKKEVQQMRTWVAELGGQNAKMEQELASNDQEINSLEDSLENEKKRNRSLIEEVQQMRNCEAELGGKNAKLEEELLHKEQEINLLKNSLENGEETNRILRAEAQLIRNLAAEAESEKAEMKKELVERDQEITLLKNCLENEGENNRILKKELEQMKARLAELEGMNLDIKGEVTQKDKMIKSMEMNPLRERKGEE
- the LOC135199004 gene encoding structural maintenance of chromosomes protein 1A-like, which produces MLVACGLLHSIVEDLMMLYLAEGPLSVPQDLDFIAEELVSPDIIADEQNFWTPGRAVAITCMSVALLAGLAVAAYQRCRRLRKCFHELEEDLKIERTEVARLRDRLETQEEGNLKKEERLDELTHDIQLMGLQRGRLDAEKMMLEDILEKSKIKETEMERLLNGAKEQIEFLQNQIVEKDCLIELNALERKEMESRLEEEEKSRGRDIQILEKERNLFQEKMESALKEGTELASRLKEAEATNRMLVSANEGFNRANDQMRDTLEKKEKEVHQLENLKEASAQEIAGLQKRNDDLEMEIEKNQDEKEKNRVLNDEVQQMRNWVAELGGQNAKLEEELASKELEINSLKDSLQNGEAENIILKEEVRQMSNWVAD